From one Culex quinquefasciatus strain JHB chromosome 3, VPISU_Cqui_1.0_pri_paternal, whole genome shotgun sequence genomic stretch:
- the LOC6043774 gene encoding endocuticle structural glycoprotein ABD-5, with product MKPVLCSFVLVAVVCCLVQSAPTESSVNVKNSDLKVVDQSNNHDPEEFNWSYELSDGREVRQNAFWNTKPDGTRYLEVNGLYSYVGPDGVKYTVSYFADETGYHPTVIVGDQPLYPEGPQDIDPKVLASLLG from the exons ATGAAGCCGGTACTGTGCAGTTTTGTTCTTGTGGCAGTTGTTTGCTGTCTGGTTCAAAGTGCTCCCACAGAAAGTAGTGTCAATGTTAAGAACTCCGATCTCAAGGTGGTGGATCAGTCTAACAACCACGACCCGGAAGAGTTCAACTGGAG CTACGAGCTAAGTGACGGTCGGGAAGTGCGTCAAAATGCGTTCTGGAACACCAAACCGGACGGAACGAGGTACCTGGAAGTCAACGGACTCTACAGTTACGTTGGCCCAGACGGAGTCAAGTACACGGTCAGCTACTTTGCCGACGAGACTGGCTATCATCCGACCGTGATTG TTGGTGATCAGCCGTTGTATCCCGAAGGACCGCAGGACATTGATCCGAAAGTGCTGGCATCGCTGCTCGGATGA
- the LOC6043772 gene encoding endocuticle structural glycoprotein ABD-5, which produces MSTISLGRDEQVTVIKEFNNHGTDEFNWSYELSDGREVRQNAYLNELPDGTRFLQVNGVYSYRGPNGVKYSVSYYVDENGYHPTLVVGDEDLSPKPPHLIDPKVLESLVR; this is translated from the exons ATGTCGACCATTAGTTTGG GTCGTGATGAGCAAGTTACGGTGATTAAAGAATTCAACAACCACGGGACAGATGAGTTCAACTGGAG CTACGAACTGAGTGATGGTCGAGAGGTGCGCCAGAACGCATACTTGAACGAACTTCCGGACGGTACCCGGTTCTTGCAGGTCAACGGCGTCTACAGCTACCGCGGTCCCAACGGTGTGAAGTACTCTGTAAGTTATTACGTAGATGAAAATGGATACCATCCGACTTTGGT agttGGAGATGAAGATTTGTCACCAAAACCTCCTCATCTAATCGATCCGAAGGTATTGGAATCCTTGGTGAGATAA